In the Colwellia sp. 20A7 genome, one interval contains:
- the pheA gene encoding prephenate dehydratase: MSEKLDLNEIRKEITSLDNELLTLFAKRRALTLNVAKSKVQQIRPIRDQQREQELLIRLIKQGKELGLDAHYVTSVFQTIIEDSVLNQQAYLQNLTNPNIQTPTVSVAFLGDKGSYSYLASHRYFSRRAEKIIESGCQNFGDILQQVESGQVDYGMLPIENTSSGSINQVYDLLQHTNLFIVGEITQPIEHCLLTAVNTSLDKIKTIYAHGQPFAQCSNFLDKQNNIRIEYCDSTADAMVKVSEQQDETIAVIGSEEGGQLYKLQALEKSIANQNENHSRFILVARKAVDVAEQIPAKTAIILATGQKAGALVECLLVLKEKGINMCKLESRPIQGRPWEEMFYIDVEANLKSFALQEAINEITAHTNFIKVLGCYPIEHISPTSVPSNKI; encoded by the coding sequence GTGAGCGAAAAATTAGATTTGAATGAAATACGTAAAGAAATTACAAGCTTAGACAATGAACTATTAACCTTATTTGCTAAACGTCGCGCGCTCACACTTAATGTTGCTAAAAGTAAAGTGCAACAAATTCGTCCTATTCGTGATCAACAACGTGAACAAGAGCTATTAATTCGCTTAATCAAACAAGGCAAAGAATTAGGCTTAGACGCGCATTATGTTACAAGTGTTTTTCAAACTATTATTGAAGATTCAGTTTTAAATCAACAAGCTTATTTACAAAACTTAACAAATCCGAATATTCAAACACCTACGGTTAGTGTTGCCTTCTTAGGTGACAAAGGTTCATACAGCTACTTAGCAAGTCATCGTTACTTCTCAAGACGCGCTGAAAAAATTATAGAATCTGGTTGTCAAAATTTTGGTGATATTTTACAACAAGTGGAATCAGGTCAAGTTGACTACGGTATGTTACCTATTGAAAATACTAGCTCTGGTAGTATTAATCAGGTTTATGACTTACTTCAACATACCAATTTATTTATTGTTGGCGAAATAACCCAGCCTATTGAACATTGCTTGTTAACCGCAGTTAATACCTCTTTAGATAAAATAAAAACAATTTATGCTCATGGTCAACCTTTTGCACAATGTAGTAATTTTTTAGATAAACAAAACAATATTCGTATTGAGTATTGTGACAGCACCGCAGATGCCATGGTAAAAGTTTCAGAGCAACAAGATGAAACAATTGCAGTTATTGGTAGTGAAGAAGGTGGACAATTATATAAATTACAAGCCTTAGAAAAATCAATCGCCAATCAAAACGAAAACCATTCACGCTTTATTCTTGTGGCGAGAAAAGCGGTGGATGTAGCAGAGCAAATTCCAGCAAAAACCGCTATTATTTTAGCAACCGGTCAAAAAGCAGGAGCTTTAGTTGAATGCTTGTTAGTGCTAAAAGAAAAAGGCATTAATATGTGTAAACTTGAATCTCGTCCTATTCAGGGCCGTCCATGGGAAGAAATGTTTTATATTGATGTAGAAGCAAACTTAAAGAGTTTTGCTTTACAAGAAGCGATTAATGAAATTACTGCTCACACAAACTTCATTAAGGTATTAGGCTGTTACCCTATCGAACATATAAGCCCAACGAGTGTTCCAAGCAATAAGATTTAA
- a CDS encoding DUF2058 domain-containing protein, which produces MSSLQDQLLNAGLTTKQKTRQANADKRKKNKQKRSGVQHGASLQEQVKQYLAKSKAEKQEKDNALNEMKKQQLADKEQGLRIKQILMHHQITRTDGDNEYNYTFGSKIKKLSLDPITHKALVNGRLSLCGLEDVTYIVTRETAEKLAELNKDVILVQNDKVIDEQVDEDDPYADYQIPDDLMW; this is translated from the coding sequence ATGTCATCACTTCAAGATCAATTACTAAATGCGGGTTTAACAACCAAACAAAAAACACGCCAAGCGAATGCTGATAAAAGAAAAAAAAATAAACAAAAGCGCAGTGGAGTTCAGCATGGTGCGTCTTTACAAGAGCAAGTTAAACAATATTTAGCAAAGTCTAAAGCTGAAAAGCAAGAAAAAGACAATGCATTAAATGAAATGAAAAAACAGCAACTTGCAGATAAAGAGCAAGGGTTACGCATTAAGCAAATATTAATGCATCACCAGATCACGCGCACTGATGGTGATAATGAATATAATTATACTTTTGGTAGTAAAATTAAAAAGCTTTCATTAGATCCTATTACCCATAAAGCATTGGTTAATGGTCGACTGTCTTTATGTGGCTTGGAAGATGTAACTTATATTGTTACTCGCGAAACAGCTGAAAAACTAGCTGAATTAAATAAAGACGTTATATTAGTGCAAAATGATAAAGTAATTGATGAGCAGGTAGATGAGGATGATCCTTATGCTGACTATCAGATCCCAGATGATTTAATGTGGTAA
- a CDS encoding nucleotidyltransferase family protein — protein MICELKHKKIALLLMAAGSSSRLGQPKQLVIVAEKKQPPQSLLRRQVSMMNSICLSDNAKAFCVIGFQREQLIKNLVGFPSAKNLTLINNNNWSQGLSSSIAKGVSELDKDIDAALIFLVDQWQLTVDNLTSLISDWRKNPDKIHIAGDGNHLSPPVIFPRSFFKELIVLSGDEGAKKVLKNNNEYVNIKNMPLAFIDLDTPEQLQELNSKNS, from the coding sequence ATGATTTGTGAACTTAAGCATAAAAAAATAGCCCTATTATTAATGGCTGCTGGAAGTTCATCTCGTCTTGGCCAACCTAAGCAATTAGTAATAGTAGCTGAAAAAAAACAACCACCTCAAAGTTTATTGCGTAGGCAAGTATCTATGATGAATAGTATTTGCTTATCAGATAATGCTAAAGCCTTTTGTGTCATAGGCTTTCAACGTGAACAGTTAATAAAAAACCTAGTTGGTTTTCCTTCAGCAAAAAACTTAACGTTAATTAATAACAATAACTGGTCACAAGGTTTATCAAGTTCTATTGCTAAAGGCGTAAGTGAGTTAGACAAGGATATAGACGCAGCACTTATCTTTTTAGTGGATCAATGGCAATTGACTGTTGATAATTTGACTAGCTTAATTAGCGACTGGCGAAAGAATCCCGATAAAATTCATATTGCGGGTGATGGTAATCACTTGAGTCCACCTGTTATTTTCCCACGCTCTTTCTTTAAAGAGCTTATCGTTTTATCTGGCGATGAAGGAGCTAAGAAGGTCCTTAAAAATAATAATGAATATGTGAATATAAAGAACATGCCATTAGCATTTATTGACTTAGATACACCTGAGCAGTTACAAGAATTGAATAGCAAAAATAGCTAG
- a CDS encoding penicillin acylase family protein encodes MLKRIIISLLLISSLIIAFTATWIYSQIDSALPILDGKKTVFGLTKSATIERDEQGIVTIKASNRLDVAVATGFVHAQERFFQMDLLRRNSAGELSSLFGSVALEYDKSIRIHRFRERATDIVNQLPAEQKALLKAYTRGVNQGLKYISSHPFEYLLLQQEPTQWSEEDSILTIFSMYIDLQYTDGKRERTLGLMKAILSADVYDFLNPNGSIWDATIDNSQYQSSKMPTEAWPSASSANIYTENSSDLVNNKTPSTYQADEFPGSNNWGISGNISSTGSAIIANDMHLGIRVPNTWFRASFEYPSIANKKVKITGATLPGTPNITVGSNGQVAWGFTNSYGDYSDVIKIKSVNNDTQYMTNNGAKDFSFHKQIIAIKDEQPVEITIKETIWGPIIGKNSQGELLAYRWVAHDKEAVNFIATELELATSVKEAFTIAARSGIPSQNMMVGDKSGNLGWTIMGPIPKKFGNTGETPTYWHNGDNGWTGYLSPAHYPQVLNPKDNRLWTANSRVVGGVMLEKIGNGGYALGARSKQIRDNLFSLNTFNEKSLLAIGLDDRATFLQPWTDFLITKVLNDDALTKEAIAAHKQFQQVKDLLSEDKALNASIDSVSYRIVRNFRINVRDLVFSELNSTLKNIDGIYSFRSISAQIEVPLWQLVNQQPDNFLMRPLNSWQAVFNQALQQTIDDMTYLDENNKQALTKATWGQQNTTEINHPLSQSIPFIGQWLDMPAKALSGDSYMPKVQGKRFGASERMVVSPGHEETGIFHMPTSQSGHPWSPYYGKGHRDWEQGVASPFLPGETKYKLTLLSY; translated from the coding sequence ATGTTAAAAAGAATTATTATTTCTTTATTACTTATCAGCTCCCTTATTATCGCTTTTACCGCAACTTGGATATATAGCCAAATAGACAGTGCGTTACCTATTTTAGATGGTAAAAAAACAGTCTTTGGTTTAACAAAAAGTGCGACAATCGAACGCGATGAGCAAGGAATTGTCACAATAAAAGCCAGTAACCGGCTTGACGTTGCGGTAGCAACAGGTTTCGTTCATGCACAAGAACGCTTTTTTCAAATGGATTTATTAAGACGTAACTCAGCAGGTGAATTATCGAGTTTATTTGGCTCTGTTGCCCTTGAATATGATAAATCTATTCGTATTCACCGCTTTAGAGAAAGAGCGACTGACATAGTTAATCAGCTACCTGCAGAGCAAAAAGCATTACTAAAAGCTTATACTCGCGGCGTAAATCAAGGTTTAAAATACATAAGCTCACACCCCTTTGAATACCTTTTACTTCAACAAGAGCCCACACAGTGGAGCGAAGAAGACTCTATTTTAACTATTTTCAGTATGTATATAGACCTTCAATATACCGATGGAAAACGTGAACGTACTTTAGGTTTAATGAAAGCTATTTTATCTGCTGATGTTTATGATTTTTTAAACCCTAACGGAAGTATTTGGGATGCAACCATTGATAATAGCCAATATCAATCATCGAAAATGCCAACAGAGGCTTGGCCGTCTGCATCAAGTGCGAACATATATACCGAAAATAGCAGTGACTTAGTTAACAATAAAACTCCCTCAACATATCAAGCAGATGAATTTCCAGGATCGAATAACTGGGGAATATCAGGGAATATAAGCAGCACAGGCAGTGCCATTATTGCTAATGATATGCACTTAGGAATACGTGTACCTAATACTTGGTTTAGAGCAAGTTTTGAATATCCGAGCATAGCGAATAAAAAAGTAAAAATTACTGGAGCAACACTACCTGGTACACCTAACATTACTGTAGGTAGTAATGGTCAGGTTGCCTGGGGGTTTACTAATAGCTATGGTGATTATAGTGATGTAATTAAAATAAAAAGTGTTAATAACGACACCCAATATATGACCAACAATGGTGCTAAAGACTTCAGTTTTCATAAACAAATAATTGCCATTAAAGATGAACAGCCTGTTGAAATTACCATTAAAGAAACTATCTGGGGCCCTATTATAGGTAAAAATAGCCAAGGTGAATTACTTGCCTATCGTTGGGTTGCTCACGACAAAGAAGCCGTGAACTTTATAGCAACCGAATTAGAACTTGCGACCAGTGTAAAAGAAGCATTTACTATTGCCGCACGTAGTGGTATTCCATCACAGAACATGATGGTAGGGGATAAATCAGGTAACCTTGGCTGGACAATTATGGGCCCTATCCCAAAGAAATTTGGTAACACCGGCGAAACACCAACCTATTGGCATAATGGTGACAATGGCTGGACAGGCTATTTATCTCCTGCGCATTACCCTCAAGTTTTAAATCCAAAAGACAATCGATTATGGACGGCTAATTCTCGTGTTGTTGGTGGTGTGATGTTAGAAAAAATAGGTAATGGTGGTTATGCATTAGGAGCACGCTCTAAACAAATTCGTGATAACTTATTTTCACTTAACACGTTTAATGAAAAGTCTTTATTAGCTATTGGTTTAGATGATCGCGCTACATTTTTACAACCTTGGACAGATTTTCTTATCACTAAAGTACTTAATGACGACGCTTTAACCAAGGAAGCTATAGCGGCACATAAGCAATTTCAACAAGTTAAAGACTTACTATCAGAAGACAAGGCATTAAACGCGAGCATAGATTCAGTAAGTTATAGAATAGTAAGAAACTTTCGTATTAATGTTCGTGATTTAGTTTTTAGTGAACTTAATAGTACGCTCAAAAATATCGATGGTATCTATAGCTTTCGTAGTATTAGCGCTCAAATTGAAGTGCCTTTATGGCAATTGGTTAATCAACAACCTGATAATTTTTTAATGCGACCTTTAAATAGCTGGCAAGCAGTGTTTAACCAAGCACTACAACAAACAATTGATGATATGACCTATCTCGATGAAAACAACAAACAAGCGCTAACCAAAGCGACTTGGGGGCAACAAAATACAACCGAAATAAACCACCCGCTTAGTCAATCAATCCCCTTTATTGGCCAGTGGTTAGACATGCCAGCTAAAGCACTTTCAGGCGACAGCTATATGCCAAAAGTGCAAGGTAAACGCTTTGGTGCATCAGAGCGTATGGTCGTTTCACCCGGCCATGAAGAAACGGGTATTTTTCATATGCCAACAAGCCAATCTGGTCATCCATGGAGTCCTTACTACGGTAAAGGACATAGAGATTGGGAACAGGGGGTTGCCTCCCCTTTCCTACCAGGTGAAACTAAATATAAACTGACACTACTGAGTTATTAA
- a CDS encoding GNAT family N-acetyltransferase — MQLELLSKHHLQPLFDFELENRVWFESLIEPRDNNFYSEHGVEQHIAAELDKVISGTAFCGLLIKDNEIVARANLRDISANKAFVGYRVSKRFLSQGYASLCLASLIEFAKKEFGVQFLEAKVLANNPASKQVLLKQGFEIIGNVPNFITLNNKSLACTAFRLKYT, encoded by the coding sequence ATGCAGCTTGAACTTTTATCTAAGCACCATTTACAGCCGTTATTTGATTTTGAGCTAGAAAATAGAGTATGGTTTGAATCATTAATTGAACCTCGAGATAATAATTTTTATTCAGAGCACGGTGTTGAACAACATATTGCTGCAGAACTCGATAAGGTAATTTCTGGTACTGCGTTTTGTGGTTTACTGATTAAAGATAATGAAATTGTCGCAAGAGCTAATTTAAGAGATATTAGTGCTAATAAAGCTTTTGTAGGTTACAGGGTTTCAAAACGTTTTTTATCTCAAGGCTATGCCAGCCTCTGTCTGGCTTCGCTAATTGAATTTGCAAAAAAAGAATTTGGTGTTCAATTCCTTGAAGCTAAAGTACTAGCAAATAACCCTGCTTCAAAACAGGTGTTATTAAAGCAGGGATTTGAAATTATTGGTAATGTACCTAATTTTATTACATTAAATAATAAATCATTAGCCTGTACAGCGTTTCGATTAAAATACACATAA
- a CDS encoding S41 family peptidase, giving the protein MHRIKYMLSALAMFATTATAAEKSEEWFLHSSISPNSKTIAFSYKGDIYTVPANGGTARPLTIHSDWDGHPIWSRDGKQIAFASDRNGNLDVYVMPASGGKAKRLTYHSSNDIPQDFSKDGKEVLFISSRMDSKQSTVFPTSRLTESYTVSIKGSTPEMLATIPASELQYSPNGKQVLYRDEKSYENQFRKHDVSAFARDIWLQDIKSGEHQQLTTFEGGDHNPVWKDKNSFYYTSEEKSGTFNVWQTDLDGSNKKQVTTFKEHPVRSLSISDNGTLAFVHHGSVYTSKNGSATHVEIAIANDIQEDELLPVSLGGKITEYTVSPDGKEVAFIARGEVFVASTEFKTTRAITNTPQQERSVSFHKDGKTLLYAAEREGHWGLYETSIANESEPYFFAATTLKEEVVHLADSDSFQPVYSPNGKKIAFLANRDEIQVIDRESKKVNIALGKEHNYSYADGDMSFAWAPDSYWMTASFSPRSRLFVNNIGVFPSDGSAQPKDISLSGYNNGNPTWHTDGEVVLWWSARFGMRDHGSWGREGDVLAAFLTQDSYDKFRMSEEEYELQKELETKDEKASNKDQEGNAKETDEDTSKEKIEEPKAVDIEWDNIERRTVRLTVHSSNLSEAYLTKDTTALYYLARFEKGYDLWRQSIRDNKTELVAKLNARSASMSFSDDGKKIFILADGQLKQGDVGETISLKPISANPVMQLKTASERAFMFDHSWRVIKDKFYRDDFHGIDWDDVGKSYRQKLSSIGHGRDFANMFAEMTGELNASHIGSSYRPKSTNTNDSTGRLGLFFDYSKGLLVEEVLAKGPFDKANSQVKPGVKLIAVNGVELTKTQNLYQLLNHTNGKRVRFTFESANGENFEEVIKPASGGKISNLLYERWVSSREALVDKLSNGRLAYVHVRSMNDPSFRAVYSSLLGKHFDKEAVVVDTRFNGGGWLHNDLAKLLSGNEYFTMHVRGRKYAGDPIDQWNKPSVLLINEGNYSDAHAFSYTYDELNLGDIVGMPVPGTMTAVWWETGISGDFRAGVPQVGMKDTKGNYLENNQTIPDHMVKNDPESSENGQDKQIEKAVEVLLNKLK; this is encoded by the coding sequence ATGCACAGAATAAAGTATATGTTGTCGGCTTTGGCTATGTTTGCCACTACAGCGACAGCCGCAGAGAAAAGCGAAGAATGGTTTTTACACAGTAGTATCTCACCCAACAGTAAAACGATCGCATTCTCTTACAAAGGCGATATATACACAGTCCCAGCTAATGGCGGAACAGCCCGCCCTTTAACTATTCATAGTGACTGGGATGGTCATCCTATTTGGTCTCGTGATGGGAAACAAATTGCATTTGCAAGTGACAGAAATGGCAACTTAGATGTTTATGTTATGCCTGCAAGTGGTGGAAAAGCAAAACGGTTAACTTATCATTCATCGAATGATATTCCACAAGATTTCAGCAAAGACGGTAAAGAAGTATTATTTATTTCGAGCCGAATGGATTCAAAGCAATCAACGGTGTTTCCAACTTCTCGTTTAACTGAAAGTTATACTGTTTCAATAAAAGGCAGCACTCCTGAAATGCTTGCCACCATACCAGCATCTGAACTGCAGTATTCTCCAAATGGTAAACAAGTGCTTTATCGTGATGAAAAATCCTACGAGAACCAATTTAGAAAGCACGATGTGTCAGCTTTTGCCCGTGATATTTGGTTGCAAGACATTAAATCAGGCGAGCATCAACAGTTAACCACCTTTGAAGGTGGGGATCACAATCCTGTTTGGAAAGACAAAAACAGCTTTTATTATACGTCTGAAGAAAAGTCTGGCACTTTTAATGTTTGGCAAACAGACTTAGATGGCAGCAACAAAAAGCAAGTAACTACATTTAAAGAACATCCTGTTCGCAGTTTATCGATAAGTGATAATGGCACATTAGCTTTTGTACATCATGGTAGCGTGTATACGAGTAAAAATGGCTCAGCTACACATGTAGAAATAGCGATAGCTAATGACATACAAGAAGATGAATTACTTCCGGTTTCTTTAGGTGGAAAAATTACTGAATATACAGTATCACCTGATGGAAAAGAAGTTGCCTTTATCGCTCGTGGCGAAGTGTTTGTTGCCAGTACAGAGTTTAAAACAACACGTGCCATTACTAATACACCTCAGCAAGAACGTTCAGTGTCTTTCCATAAAGATGGTAAAACGCTTTTATACGCTGCAGAACGTGAAGGGCATTGGGGTTTATACGAAACAAGTATTGCAAATGAATCTGAACCATACTTTTTTGCCGCAACGACATTAAAAGAAGAAGTAGTTCACTTAGCTGACTCAGACAGCTTCCAACCAGTTTATTCTCCAAATGGTAAAAAAATAGCGTTTTTAGCAAATCGTGATGAAATTCAAGTAATTGACCGTGAAAGTAAAAAGGTAAATATTGCTTTAGGTAAAGAGCATAACTATTCCTACGCAGATGGTGATATGTCGTTTGCTTGGGCACCAGACAGTTATTGGATGACCGCAAGTTTCTCACCACGAAGCCGCTTATTTGTTAACAATATTGGTGTTTTCCCATCAGACGGTTCAGCTCAACCTAAAGATATTAGCTTATCTGGCTATAATAATGGTAATCCAACTTGGCATACAGATGGTGAAGTCGTGCTTTGGTGGAGTGCTCGCTTTGGTATGCGTGATCATGGCAGCTGGGGTCGTGAAGGCGATGTTTTAGCCGCATTTTTAACACAAGATAGTTACGATAAATTCCGTATGTCGGAAGAAGAATATGAGCTACAAAAAGAGTTAGAAACAAAGGACGAAAAAGCGTCGAATAAAGACCAAGAAGGTAACGCCAAAGAGACAGACGAAGATACTTCAAAAGAGAAAATTGAAGAGCCAAAAGCTGTAGACATTGAGTGGGATAATATTGAACGTCGCACCGTTCGTCTTACTGTTCATTCTTCAAACTTAAGCGAAGCTTATCTTACCAAAGATACTACAGCGCTATATTACTTAGCCCGCTTTGAAAAAGGTTATGATTTATGGCGTCAGTCTATTCGTGACAATAAAACAGAGCTAGTGGCAAAGCTTAATGCAAGATCGGCTAGTATGTCCTTTAGCGACGATGGTAAAAAAATCTTTATTCTTGCCGATGGTCAGTTAAAACAAGGCGATGTTGGTGAAACCATCAGTTTAAAGCCAATTAGTGCTAATCCTGTTATGCAGCTGAAAACTGCTTCAGAGCGTGCATTTATGTTTGACCATAGTTGGCGCGTAATTAAAGACAAGTTCTACCGTGACGATTTTCACGGTATAGACTGGGATGATGTTGGTAAATCTTACCGCCAGAAATTATCGTCAATAGGCCATGGTCGTGATTTTGCTAACATGTTTGCAGAAATGACAGGCGAATTAAATGCGTCGCACATTGGTTCATCTTATCGACCAAAATCAACAAACACTAACGACAGTACAGGTCGCTTAGGCTTATTTTTTGATTACAGTAAAGGCTTACTGGTTGAGGAAGTGTTGGCAAAAGGCCCATTCGATAAAGCGAATAGTCAAGTTAAGCCTGGTGTTAAACTTATCGCAGTAAATGGCGTTGAATTAACAAAAACACAAAATTTATACCAATTACTAAATCATACAAATGGTAAACGTGTAAGGTTTACTTTTGAAAGCGCTAACGGTGAAAACTTTGAAGAAGTGATAAAGCCAGCTTCAGGAGGAAAAATCAGTAACTTATTATATGAGCGTTGGGTAAGTTCGCGAGAAGCGTTAGTTGATAAACTATCAAATGGTCGCCTTGCTTATGTTCACGTAAGAAGTATGAACGATCCAAGCTTCAGAGCGGTGTATTCTAGCCTATTAGGAAAGCACTTTGATAAAGAAGCGGTAGTGGTTGATACACGCTTTAACGGTGGTGGTTGGTTACACAACGACTTAGCTAAATTGCTTAGTGGGAATGAATACTTCACCATGCACGTTCGTGGCCGTAAATACGCAGGTGACCCCATTGATCAATGGAATAAACCATCGGTACTACTTATCAACGAAGGTAACTACAGTGATGCACATGCTTTCTCTTACACCTATGATGAATTGAATTTAGGTGACATTGTGGGCATGCCTGTACCAGGTACAATGACGGCAGTATGGTGGGAAACGGGTATATCTGGTGACTTCCGAGCGGGTGTACCACAGGTTGGTATGAAAGACACTAAAGGCAATTACCTAGAAAATAATCAAACCATACCTGATCACATGGTAAAAAATGATCCAGAATCATCTGAAAACGGTCAAGACAAGCAAATTGAGAAAGCTGTTGAAGTATTACTTAATAAATTAAAATAA
- a CDS encoding MAPEG family protein, translated as MTILIWCLFIAGLLPLVAKAPVVFAMNKLGGYDNNHPREQQSKLTGFGARALAAHQNAFESFIIFAPAVLLAIATHHIGANITLLAIVHVCARVAYNILYLMNIDKLRSVVWFISTLSSLSIIVLCIP; from the coding sequence ATGACGATATTAATTTGGTGCCTCTTTATTGCAGGGCTACTTCCATTAGTTGCTAAAGCCCCCGTAGTTTTCGCAATGAACAAACTTGGTGGTTACGACAACAATCACCCAAGAGAACAACAAAGCAAACTTACCGGGTTTGGCGCCCGAGCCTTAGCCGCGCACCAAAATGCGTTTGAATCATTTATTATCTTTGCACCAGCCGTATTGTTAGCAATAGCGACTCATCATATTGGTGCTAATATCACATTATTAGCCATAGTCCATGTTTGTGCGCGAGTGGCTTATAATATTCTTTATTTAATGAATATTGATAAACTACGCAGTGTGGTGTGGTTTATTTCAACCTTGAGCAGCCTTAGTATTATTGTTTTATGTATCCCATAA